A genome region from Penicillium psychrofluorescens genome assembly, chromosome: 3 includes the following:
- a CDS encoding uncharacterized protein (ID:PFLUO_004337-T1.cds;~source:funannotate) — protein sequence MADGRPQRASPPPTYDASSLTREFEQLMRTKRFNRLHEQARSRSVTPASPSPSMPPHPSRAPPPPPASAPGTPTCPAQQTAPSPALRGLPIMPSPPQDAASLKFYNLLKGLSVTPTKYENPGLLDEALCLIPLDRLYSEAEEESQILQAQAASVGGKPEWGYQDCVIRALLSWFKRSFFQFVNNPPCSQCYMPTIAQGMTPPTPDETARGASRVELYRCSEPTCGAFERFPRYSDVWQLLQTRRGRVGEWANCFSMLCRAVGGRVRWVWNSEDHVWTEVYSEHQRRWVHVDACEGAWDQPRLYTEGWGRPLSYCVAFSIDGATDVTRRYVRSPARHGSPRNRAPEEVVVWSIHEIRRKRRENMSKTDQRRLMKEDEREERELRGYMAAALAAEINGLLPRSLVAGGRSDRTDDKHPGSRQEATAEWLNTRQRNSGNSGPDRGPDGR from the exons ATGGCGGACGGCAGACCCCAGCGGGCTTCGCCGCCCCCGACCTACGATGCCTCGTCCCTCACCCGCGAGTTCGAGCAACTGATGCGCACCAAGCGATTTAACCGTCTCCATGAACAAGCCCGGTCGCGATCCGTCACGCCGGCGTCGCCCAGCCCGTCGATGCCGCCTCATCCCTCCCGGgcgccaccaccaccgccagcatCCGCCCCGGGCACGCCAACGTGCCCAGCTCAGCAAACGGCTCCATCACCTGCTCTCCGGGGCCTCCCCATCATgccctctccgccacaaGATGCGGCATCGCTGAAATTCTATAATCTGCTGAAAGGATTGTCCGTGACACCGACCAAATACGAAAACCCGGGcctcctcgacgaggccctGTGTCTGATTCCCCTCGATCGACTATATTCggaggcagaggaggaaAGTCAGATTCTCCAGGCTCAGGCTGCCAGCGTAGGGGGCAAACCAGAATGGGGATATCAGGACTGTGTGATTCGTGCTTTGTTAAG CTGGTTCAAGCGATCGTTCTTTCAATTCGTCAATAACCCGCCATGCTCCCAATGCTACATGCCCACGATCGCACAAGGCATGACGCCCCCAACACCCGACGAGACTGCCCGTGGAGCATCCCGCGTCGAACTCTACCGCTGCTCCGAGCCGACCTGCGGCGCATTCGAACGATTCCCACGATATTCCGATGTGTGGCAACTTCTCCAGACCCGACGAGGCCGAGTCGGCGAGTGGGCCAATTGCTTTAGCATGCTCTGCCGCGCAGTCGGAGGCCGTGTGCGCTGGGTGTGGAATTCGGAGGATCACGTCTGGACCGAGGTGTATTCCGAGCACCAGCGACGATGGGTGCATGTCGATGCCTGCGAGGGTGCTTGGGACCAGCCCAGGCTGTACACGGAAGGCTGGGGTCGACCACTCTCGTACTGCGTTGCTTTTTCGATCGATGGAGCCACCGATGTCACCCGCCGCTACGTTCGCAGCCCCGCCCGCCATGGAAGCCCGCGCAACCGAGCCCCCGAGGAGGTTGTGGTCTGGTCGATTCACGAGATCCGCCGAAAACGCCGGGAGAATATGTCCAAGACGGATCAGCGCCGTTTGATGAAGGAGGACGAACGCGAGGAGCGCGAACTCCGAGGCTACATGGCTGCCGCTTTGGCGGCCGAGATCAACGGGCTGCTTCCACGCAGCCTCGTGGCCGGTGGCCGGAGCGACCGCACCGACGACAAACATCCCGGTTCGCGCCAGGAGGCCACGGCCGAGTGGCTCAACACGCGACAGAGAAACTCGGGCAACTCGGGCCCCGATCGGGGTCCCGATGGACGATAA